A single genomic interval of Methylobacterium bullatum harbors:
- the ynhG_2 gene encoding putative L,D-transpeptidase YnhG — MTMDAGKAAAGGMDESARLGWRAGRLSRRSFLAGSAAGFGALGLAGCATTDGLILAEAAKIYGPMPDEKFPIPATDIRKVDPKYYRRAVRYETKEAPGTIIVDPGNFYVYRIEEDGAATRYGANVGRAGFLWSGDAYVGRKSEWATWTPPKEMIRRQPEVAKYARGMPGGLDNPLGARTLHLYQNGAYTLYTIYASSEPDSIGSGITSGCVGLLSQDMIHLYSRTPVKTKVVVLPA, encoded by the coding sequence ATGACGATGGATGCTGGGAAGGCCGCTGCCGGCGGGATGGACGAGAGTGCCCGGCTCGGGTGGCGGGCGGGGCGTCTCAGCCGCCGGTCGTTCCTGGCCGGCTCGGCCGCCGGGTTCGGCGCGCTGGGGCTCGCCGGTTGCGCGACGACCGACGGCCTGATCCTCGCCGAGGCGGCGAAGATCTACGGTCCGATGCCGGACGAGAAATTCCCGATCCCGGCCACCGATATCAGGAAGGTCGACCCGAAATACTATCGCCGCGCGGTGCGCTACGAAACCAAGGAAGCCCCCGGCACGATCATCGTCGATCCCGGCAACTTCTATGTCTACCGCATCGAGGAGGATGGGGCCGCCACCCGCTACGGCGCCAATGTCGGCCGTGCCGGGTTCCTGTGGAGCGGTGACGCCTATGTCGGCCGCAAGTCCGAATGGGCGACCTGGACACCACCCAAGGAGATGATCCGGCGCCAGCCCGAGGTGGCCAAATACGCCCGCGGCATGCCGGGCGGCCTCGACAACCCTCTCGGCGCCCGCACCCTCCATCTCTACCAGAACGGCGCCTATACGCTCTACACGATCTACGCCTCGAGCGAGCCCGACTCGATCGGCTCGGGCATCACGAGCGGCTGTGTCGGCCTGCTCAGCCAGGACATGATCCACCTGTATTCGCGGACGCCGGTGAAGACGAAGGTGGTCGTCCTGCCCGCTTAG
- the ssuA_4 gene encoding Putative aliphatic sulfonates-binding protein, translating into MPRSTARTLSPPGQTTLAFLTALAFLILGTLLARADDKVIRVGYQKYGTLVLLKGKGLLEKKLAPLGYRVTWAEFPSGPPLLEALNAGAIDLGSAGEAPPIFGQANNPDFLYVAHEPAAPLGEAILVAKDSPIKTVADLRGKKIALNKGSNVHYFLVEALAKAGVPYEAVTPVFLAPGDAVAAFSRGAVDAWVIWDPFLASGERATGARTLVNGTDIVPNRQFYLSTRRFSDANKEALDTTLAAIGEIDAWAKDNTDAVAAELAPAIGIPAPILTVALKRLTYGVTPLDTAVIADQQKVADTFHRLGLLPKPIAVSDAVRKSGS; encoded by the coding sequence ATGCCCCGTTCCACCGCGCGCACCCTCTCCCCGCCCGGGCAGACGACCCTCGCCTTCCTCACCGCCCTGGCGTTCCTGATCCTCGGCACGCTTCTCGCCCGCGCCGACGACAAGGTGATCCGGGTCGGCTACCAGAAATACGGCACTCTGGTCCTGCTGAAGGGCAAGGGCCTGCTGGAGAAGAAGCTAGCGCCGCTCGGCTACCGGGTGACCTGGGCCGAGTTCCCCTCGGGACCGCCTCTGCTGGAGGCATTGAATGCCGGGGCGATCGATCTCGGGTCGGCCGGCGAGGCGCCGCCGATCTTCGGGCAGGCCAACAACCCGGATTTCCTCTACGTCGCCCATGAGCCGGCGGCACCGCTCGGCGAGGCGATCCTCGTCGCCAAGGACAGCCCGATCAAGACCGTCGCCGATCTGCGCGGCAAGAAGATCGCCCTGAACAAGGGCTCGAACGTCCATTACTTCCTGGTCGAGGCCCTGGCGAAGGCCGGCGTGCCCTACGAAGCGGTGACGCCGGTCTTCCTTGCTCCCGGCGACGCCGTCGCGGCCTTCTCGCGCGGTGCCGTCGATGCCTGGGTGATCTGGGACCCCTTCCTCGCCTCGGGCGAGCGGGCCACCGGCGCGCGGACCCTCGTCAACGGGACCGACATCGTGCCGAACCGCCAGTTCTACCTGTCGACCCGCCGGTTCTCCGATGCCAACAAGGAGGCGCTCGATACGACCCTCGCGGCGATCGGCGAGATCGACGCCTGGGCCAAGGACAATACCGACGCGGTGGCGGCCGAACTGGCCCCCGCCATCGGCATCCCGGCGCCGATCCTCACCGTCGCCCTCAAGCGCCTGACCTACGGCGTGACCCCGTTGGACACGGCCGTGATCGCCGATCAGCAGAAAGTGGCCGATACGTTCCACCGCCTCGGTCTGCTGCCCAAGCCCATCGCCGTCTCCGACGCCGTGCGGAAATCCGGGAGCTGA
- the msuD gene encoding Methanesulfonate monooxygenase, with product MTAETDVLWFLPTHGDGRYLGAQEGARDVSLAYLRQIAQAADELGYYGVLLPTGRSCEDSWVIASALAALTKRLRFLVAVRPGLQEPSMAARMAATLDRISDGRLLINVVTGGDPVELRGDGVFLDHDERYVVTDEFLHVWRGLMSGETVNYEGKHLKVEDGRLIFPPVQKPYPPLYFGGSSPAGIEVAAEHCEVYLTWGEPPAGVAEKIAKAKEAADRKGKTFSYGIRLHVIVRETEGEAWAAAENLISRLDDETIARAQATLKRQDSVGQSRMMALHGGDRSKLEVSPNLWAGVGLVRGGAGTALVGSADQVADRMKEYIDLGIDRFILSGYPHLEEAYRFAELVFPKLPLRATTGVPPSNARNNGPFGEVIANDIVPSRRIAAH from the coding sequence ATGACCGCAGAGACCGACGTCCTCTGGTTCCTTCCCACCCATGGCGACGGCCGCTACCTCGGCGCGCAGGAAGGCGCCCGCGACGTGTCGCTGGCCTATCTCCGCCAGATCGCGCAGGCCGCGGACGAGCTCGGCTATTACGGCGTGCTGCTGCCCACCGGCCGCTCCTGCGAGGATTCCTGGGTCATCGCCTCGGCTCTCGCCGCGCTGACGAAGCGCCTGCGTTTCCTCGTGGCGGTGCGTCCCGGATTGCAGGAGCCGTCCATGGCCGCGCGCATGGCCGCGACCCTGGACCGGATCTCGGACGGGCGCCTCCTCATCAACGTCGTCACCGGCGGCGACCCGGTGGAGCTGCGCGGTGACGGCGTCTTCCTCGACCATGACGAGCGCTATGTCGTCACCGACGAGTTCCTGCATGTCTGGCGCGGGCTGATGTCCGGCGAGACGGTGAATTACGAAGGCAAGCATCTCAAGGTGGAGGACGGCCGGCTCATCTTCCCGCCGGTCCAGAAGCCCTATCCGCCGCTGTATTTCGGTGGCTCCTCACCGGCCGGCATCGAAGTCGCGGCCGAGCATTGCGAGGTCTACCTGACCTGGGGCGAGCCTCCGGCGGGCGTCGCCGAGAAGATCGCCAAGGCGAAGGAAGCCGCCGACCGCAAGGGCAAGACCTTCTCCTACGGCATCCGCCTCCACGTCATCGTTCGCGAGACCGAGGGCGAGGCCTGGGCCGCGGCCGAGAACCTGATCTCGCGCCTCGACGACGAGACCATCGCGCGGGCGCAGGCCACTCTCAAGCGCCAGGATTCCGTGGGCCAGAGCCGGATGATGGCGCTCCATGGCGGTGACCGCTCGAAACTCGAAGTCTCGCCCAACCTCTGGGCCGGCGTCGGCCTCGTGCGCGGCGGCGCCGGCACGGCGCTCGTCGGCTCGGCCGATCAGGTGGCGGACCGGATGAAGGAATACATCGACCTCGGGATCGATCGCTTCATCCTCTCCGGCTACCCGCATCTGGAAGAGGCCTACCGCTTCGCCGAACTCGTCTTCCCGAAGCTGCCGCTCCGCGCCACCACCGGCGTCCCCCCGAGCAACGCCCGCAACAACGGCCCGTTCGGCGAAGTCATCGCCAACGACATCGTCCCGAGCCGCCGCATCGCAGCGCATTGA
- the ssuB_1 gene encoding Aliphatic sulfonates import ATP-binding protein SsuB, which produces MTASTLLRAPDASFVPPREVPVAPQARQATRPAPVTGTGVAVTLRGLSKSFDGHQVIEGLDLHIPAGQFVAIVGRSGCGKSTLLRLILGLEQPSAGRIDLENPGARSATKRIMFQEPRLLPWARVVDNVAVGLGGAGRRQERRERAAAVLAEVGLTDKAGNWPATLSGGQRQRVALARALVSRPGLLALDEPLGALDALTRIDMQDMIERIWRNQGFTAILVTHDVAEAAAMADRILVVEEGRVALDLTVDVPRPRRRGDPELARLEGRILDHLLKDRAPA; this is translated from the coding sequence ATGACCGCCTCCACCCTGCTGCGCGCGCCCGACGCCTCCTTCGTGCCGCCCCGCGAGGTCCCCGTCGCGCCTCAGGCCCGCCAGGCCACGCGCCCCGCGCCCGTCACGGGTACGGGGGTCGCCGTCACCCTGCGCGGCCTGTCGAAATCCTTCGACGGCCATCAGGTGATCGAGGGGCTCGACCTGCACATCCCGGCGGGCCAGTTCGTGGCCATCGTCGGCCGCTCGGGCTGCGGCAAGAGCACCCTGCTGCGCCTGATCCTCGGGCTCGAACAGCCGAGTGCCGGGCGGATCGATCTGGAGAACCCCGGTGCGCGCTCGGCCACGAAGCGCATCATGTTCCAGGAGCCACGCCTGCTGCCCTGGGCCAGGGTCGTCGACAACGTCGCCGTGGGGCTCGGCGGGGCCGGGCGGCGCCAGGAACGGCGCGAGCGGGCGGCGGCCGTGCTGGCCGAGGTCGGCCTCACCGACAAGGCCGGCAACTGGCCGGCCACCCTGTCCGGCGGCCAGCGCCAGCGCGTCGCCCTGGCACGCGCCCTCGTCAGCCGGCCGGGCCTGCTCGCCCTGGACGAGCCCCTCGGCGCGCTGGACGCCCTGACGCGCATCGACATGCAGGACATGATCGAGCGGATCTGGCGCAACCAAGGGTTCACCGCCATCCTCGTCACCCACGACGTCGCCGAGGCGGCTGCCATGGCCGACCGCATCCTCGTGGTGGAGGAGGGCCGCGTCGCCCTCGACCTGACCGTGGACGTGCCCCGCCCGCGCCGGCGCGGTGACCCCGAACTCGCACGGCTGGAAGGCCGTATCCTCGACCATCTGCTGAAGGACCGTGCCCCGGCCTGA
- the ssuC_2 gene encoding Putative aliphatic sulfonates transport permease protein SsuC, with translation MSRQTTLGSDILGRLTPWLVPVAIIAGWQAAASTGLVSTRFMPAPSDVIAAGWQASKTGELWTNLWISFLRAAVGFLIGGSIGFALGLANGLSQLSEKLTDTTLQMVRNIPHLSLIPLVILWFGIDEEAKLFLVAIGVFFPIYANTLHGIRSVDPQLVEMGRVYGMSPTTLFLRVVLPGALPSIFVGLRYALGIMWLTLIVAETISASSGLGYMAMQAREFMLVDVVVLAIVIYALLGKIADTLTRLLERSFLAWNPAYRNI, from the coding sequence ATGTCACGGCAGACAACCCTCGGTTCCGACATCCTCGGCCGCCTGACGCCCTGGCTCGTGCCGGTGGCGATCATCGCCGGTTGGCAGGCCGCGGCCTCCACGGGCCTCGTCTCCACTCGCTTCATGCCCGCCCCCTCGGACGTGATCGCCGCAGGCTGGCAGGCGAGCAAGACCGGTGAACTCTGGACCAACCTCTGGATCAGCTTCCTGCGCGCGGCCGTCGGCTTCCTCATCGGTGGTAGCATCGGCTTCGCCCTCGGCCTCGCCAACGGCCTCTCGCAGCTTTCCGAGAAGCTCACCGACACGACCCTGCAGATGGTGCGCAACATCCCGCACCTGTCGCTGATCCCCCTGGTGATCCTGTGGTTCGGCATCGACGAGGAGGCCAAGCTCTTCCTGGTGGCCATCGGCGTGTTCTTTCCGATCTACGCCAATACCCTGCACGGCATCCGCTCGGTGGATCCGCAACTGGTGGAGATGGGCCGGGTCTACGGCATGTCGCCCACCACCCTGTTCCTGCGGGTGGTGCTGCCCGGGGCGCTGCCCTCGATCTTCGTCGGCCTGCGCTACGCGCTCGGCATCATGTGGCTGACGCTCATCGTCGCCGAGACGATCTCGGCCTCGTCCGGCCTCGGCTACATGGCGATGCAGGCGCGCGAGTTCATGCTGGTGGACGTGGTGGTGCTGGCCATCGTCATCTACGCCCTGCTCGGCAAGATCGCCGATACCCTGACCCGGCTGCTGGAGCGTTCGTTCCTCGCCTGGAACCCGGCCTACCGGAACATCTGA
- the msuE gene encoding FMN reductase (NADPH) has product MSLQGSSFPGPLPRIVGFSANLQRPSKTRALVEAVAEATGTRLRADIRLFDVVDAGAGLGAAWSRDQLSLPARRILEAIENADALIVGTPVYKGAYTGLFKHLFDFVDPTALVGKPVVLSATGGGARHALVVEHSLRPLFGFFSAQTVPTSVYGSDADFSDGVLVDEGVRARVSDAASQLAALLGARAKPSASLDTAPAAAFAAPSR; this is encoded by the coding sequence ATGTCCCTTCAAGGCAGCTCTTTTCCAGGCCCGCTTCCGCGCATCGTCGGCTTCAGCGCCAACCTGCAGCGTCCCTCGAAGACGCGGGCGCTGGTCGAGGCGGTGGCCGAGGCGACCGGCACGCGGCTGCGCGCCGACATCCGCCTGTTCGACGTGGTCGATGCCGGGGCCGGCCTCGGCGCCGCCTGGTCGCGCGACCAGCTCTCGCTTCCCGCTCGGCGCATCCTGGAGGCGATCGAGAACGCGGACGCGCTCATAGTTGGAACGCCGGTCTACAAGGGTGCATATACCGGCCTGTTCAAGCACCTGTTCGACTTCGTCGATCCGACGGCTCTCGTGGGCAAGCCCGTCGTGCTGTCGGCCACGGGCGGGGGCGCGCGGCACGCCCTCGTCGTCGAGCATTCCCTGCGGCCCCTCTTCGGCTTCTTCAGCGCGCAGACCGTCCCGACCTCGGTCTATGGCAGCGACGCGGATTTCTCCGACGGTGTCCTCGTCGATGAGGGCGTGCGGGCGCGGGTGTCCGACGCGGCGAGTCAGCTCGCCGCACTGCTAGGGGCACGGGCGAAGCCGTCCGCCTCCCTCGACACCGCGCCGGCCGCCGCCTTCGCCGCGCCGAGTCGCTAG
- a CDS encoding 3'3'-cGAMP-specific phosphodiesterase 3, giving the protein MTQDKSVLIVSDRPDRVRLLARAITTILPCRSVLGDQSVPAILPVVAVVDLDPRDGIAAAWVVRLLAMRVPCLVLTNAPAHIPDRANPALRVTAADTPRPTILSLLFSLIDAGEKLRTRHAGETAALERRAHRACSVVADLFHAAQTDRPVSSEEADAGTDVILEAVSEGGIRAWLDVIGRYDELLYQHSLSVAGFAAAFGFHLKIPRADRKRLAKAALLHDIGKSKIPLAILNKPGALTLDEMATMRTHASAGADMLARQEGFDAAMLDVVRHHHEMLDGSGYPAGLSGDAIPDLVRLVTICDIHSALTERRAYRNPLPHAEAHAIMLGMTGKLDMPLLRAFQPIVRQSSHGDALV; this is encoded by the coding sequence GTGACACAAGACAAGTCCGTCCTCATCGTATCGGATCGACCGGACCGGGTGAGACTGCTGGCGCGCGCCATCACCACCATCCTGCCCTGCCGCAGCGTTCTCGGGGACCAGTCGGTTCCCGCCATCCTCCCCGTCGTCGCGGTCGTCGATCTGGATCCCCGTGACGGCATAGCGGCGGCCTGGGTGGTCCGTCTCCTGGCGATGCGCGTGCCCTGCCTCGTTCTCACGAATGCGCCCGCCCACATCCCGGACAGGGCGAATCCGGCCCTGCGCGTCACGGCGGCCGATACCCCGCGCCCGACCATTCTCTCCCTCCTGTTCAGCCTCATCGATGCCGGCGAGAAGCTGCGCACGCGTCACGCCGGCGAGACCGCCGCGTTGGAACGCAGGGCGCACCGCGCCTGCTCCGTGGTGGCGGACCTGTTCCATGCGGCGCAGACCGATCGGCCGGTCTCCTCAGAGGAGGCCGATGCGGGAACCGACGTCATTCTGGAGGCGGTCTCCGAGGGGGGCATCCGCGCGTGGCTCGACGTCATCGGACGCTACGACGAGCTGCTCTACCAGCACTCCCTCAGCGTCGCCGGCTTTGCCGCGGCCTTCGGCTTCCACCTCAAGATTCCCCGGGCCGACCGGAAGCGTCTCGCCAAAGCCGCGTTGCTGCACGATATCGGCAAATCGAAGATTCCTCTGGCCATCCTCAACAAACCCGGTGCGCTGACCTTGGACGAAATGGCGACCATGCGCACGCATGCCTCCGCCGGTGCCGACATGCTCGCCAGGCAGGAGGGGTTCGATGCCGCCATGCTCGACGTGGTCCGGCATCATCACGAGATGCTCGACGGCAGCGGCTACCCGGCCGGCCTCTCCGGCGATGCGATTCCGGATCTCGTCCGCCTCGTGACGATCTGCGACATCCACTCGGCTCTCACCGAGCGGCGGGCCTATCGCAATCCCCTCCCGCATGCCGAGGCCCATGCGATCATGCTCGGCATGACGGGCAAGCTCGACATGCCGCTCCTGCGGGCCTTCCAGCCCATCGTCCGGCAATCGAGCCATGGCGACGCACTGGTCTAG
- the ydaM gene encoding putative diguanylate cyclase YdaM — protein sequence MKVKPGIVPPTDHPPVVGDAFSLYDTEEAVLGKTDGMLAGLAQVAGGVQQLAEAYRRSYREQRRLVRMSDRMQLDLQKANHRLAEQQRDLQALNEALSGEIEHRTRLEAKLRHLADTDDLTGAVSRRRFMELSQREWLRYERDRVPACLLMADLDRFKRLNDEFGHAAGDAALAGFVETCRGRLRKVDVIGRMGGEEFAILLTEIGADAGLTVAEDICRLVGETSVAWPGGPLALSVSIGIAAIEGAETFEQTLGRADAALYAAKHAGRGCVRPARGPSADVTPP from the coding sequence ATGAAGGTCAAGCCCGGGATCGTTCCGCCAACCGACCATCCCCCCGTCGTCGGCGACGCGTTCAGTCTGTACGATACCGAGGAAGCGGTCCTGGGGAAGACCGATGGGATGCTGGCGGGGCTCGCGCAGGTCGCGGGCGGCGTCCAGCAACTCGCCGAAGCCTACCGGCGCAGTTATCGCGAGCAGCGCCGCCTCGTGAGGATGAGCGACCGGATGCAGCTCGACCTGCAGAAGGCGAATCACCGCCTCGCCGAGCAGCAGCGCGACCTGCAGGCCCTCAACGAGGCGCTGTCCGGCGAGATCGAGCATCGGACCCGTCTCGAAGCAAAGCTCAGGCATCTGGCCGATACCGACGACCTCACCGGCGCGGTGAGCCGTCGCCGCTTCATGGAGCTCAGCCAGCGTGAATGGCTGCGATACGAGCGCGACCGGGTTCCCGCCTGCCTCCTCATGGCGGATCTCGACCGGTTCAAGCGCCTCAACGACGAGTTCGGCCACGCCGCCGGAGACGCGGCCCTCGCCGGCTTCGTCGAGACTTGCCGGGGGCGCCTGCGCAAAGTGGACGTGATCGGCCGCATGGGCGGCGAGGAATTCGCGATTCTGCTCACCGAGATCGGGGCCGATGCCGGGCTCACGGTCGCCGAAGACATCTGCCGCCTCGTCGGGGAAACCAGCGTGGCGTGGCCCGGAGGACCGCTGGCGCTCTCCGTCAGCATCGGCATCGCCGCCATCGAGGGAGCGGAGACCTTCGAGCAGACCCTGGGCCGGGCCGATGCCGCGCTCTATGCGGCCAAACATGCCGGGCGGGGCTGTGTCCGCCCAGCCCGCGGCCCGTCCGCGGACGTAACGCCGCCATGA
- the osmV gene encoding Osmoprotectant import ATP-binding protein OsmV — protein sequence MIRFEGVSRRFAGADRPAVDGIDLDITEGTTCVFIGPSGCGKSTTLRMVNRLVEPDAGRILLDGRDVAGVDPVRLRRGIGYVLQGIGLFPHRTVAQNVATVPKLSGWSRSRVADRVDEMLALVGLDPRDYRDRRTDELSGGQRQRVGVARALAADPAVLLMDEPFGAVDPVSRSRLQIEIGAILRRLNKTVIIVTHDIDEAMRMGDRVVLMREGRIVQADTPDRVLVAPADPFVESFVGEDRALRRLALTQAGVVAAPGEAGDAPSVTAETSLKDALALLLSTGTDRLAVTGNGAPAILTLAAIRDAASRRT from the coding sequence GTGATCCGTTTCGAGGGCGTCTCCCGCCGCTTTGCCGGCGCGGATCGACCGGCCGTCGACGGGATCGACCTCGACATCACGGAAGGCACGACCTGCGTCTTCATCGGCCCCTCCGGCTGCGGCAAATCCACCACCCTGCGCATGGTCAACCGGCTGGTGGAACCGGATGCCGGGCGCATCCTCCTCGACGGTCGCGACGTGGCGGGGGTCGATCCGGTGCGGCTGCGCCGCGGCATCGGCTACGTCCTGCAGGGCATCGGCCTGTTCCCCCACCGGACCGTCGCCCAGAACGTCGCCACCGTGCCGAAGCTGTCGGGCTGGTCTCGCTCCCGGGTCGCGGATCGCGTGGACGAGATGCTCGCCCTCGTCGGCCTCGATCCTCGGGATTACCGCGACCGGAGGACGGACGAACTCTCGGGCGGTCAGCGCCAACGAGTCGGTGTCGCCCGCGCCCTGGCGGCGGACCCGGCCGTCCTCCTCATGGACGAACCCTTCGGGGCCGTGGATCCCGTGTCACGTAGCCGGCTACAGATCGAGATCGGCGCGATACTTCGCCGGCTCAATAAGACCGTCATCATCGTTACCCACGATATTGACGAGGCGATGCGGATGGGTGATCGGGTCGTGTTGATGCGGGAGGGCCGGATCGTCCAGGCCGACACTCCGGACCGTGTCCTCGTCGCCCCCGCCGACCCGTTCGTGGAGAGCTTCGTCGGTGAGGACCGCGCCCTGCGGCGTCTCGCGCTGACGCAAGCGGGGGTCGTCGCGGCTCCCGGCGAGGCAGGGGATGCGCCGTCCGTCACGGCCGAGACATCGCTGAAGGACGCCTTGGCGCTGCTCCTCTCCACCGGCACCGATCGCCTCGCGGTGACGGGGAACGGTGCCCCCGCCATTCTGACTCTCGCCGCGATCCGGGACGCCGCGTCGCGGCGGACCTGA